One genomic segment of Streptomyces liangshanensis includes these proteins:
- a CDS encoding response regulator transcription factor encodes MRLLLVEDDDHVAAALAAVLAKHGFAVVHARSGEEALQALLPAANAGKEPFAVVLLDLGLPDQDGYQVCGKIRKITTIPVIMVTARADVRSRIHGLNLGADDYVVKPYDTGELLARIHAVSRRKAGTEEPAAAEGAGAAQRLGRLTLELLTRRVSVDGAAVQLTRKEFDLLALLAQRPGVVFGREQIISEVWHTSWVGTGRTLEVHVASLRSKLGMPALIETVRGVGYRLVVPAAHESA; translated from the coding sequence ATGAGGCTGCTGCTCGTCGAGGACGACGACCACGTCGCCGCCGCGTTGGCGGCCGTGCTCGCCAAGCACGGATTCGCGGTGGTGCACGCCCGCAGCGGCGAGGAGGCGCTCCAGGCGCTCCTGCCGGCCGCCAACGCGGGCAAGGAGCCGTTCGCGGTGGTCCTGCTCGATCTCGGCCTGCCCGACCAGGACGGCTACCAGGTCTGCGGCAAGATCCGGAAGATCACCACCATCCCGGTGATCATGGTGACGGCGCGGGCCGACGTGCGGTCCCGGATCCACGGCCTCAACCTCGGCGCCGACGACTACGTCGTCAAGCCGTACGACACCGGTGAACTGCTCGCCCGTATCCACGCCGTGAGCCGCCGCAAGGCGGGCACCGAGGAGCCGGCCGCCGCCGAGGGCGCCGGGGCCGCCCAGCGGCTCGGGCGGCTCACCCTGGAGCTGCTCACCCGCCGGGTGAGCGTCGACGGCGCGGCCGTACAGCTGACCCGCAAGGAGTTCGACCTGCTGGCCCTGCTCGCGCAGCGGCCCGGGGTGGTCTTCGGCCGCGAGCAGATCATCAGCGAGGTCTGGCACACCAGCTGGGTGGGCACCGGCCGGACGCTGGAGGTCCATGTGGCGTCCCTGCGGTCCAAGCTCGGCATGCCCGCGCTGATCGAGACGGTCCGGGGCGTCGGCTACCGCCTGGTCGTCCCGGCCGCGCACGAGAGTGCGTAA
- a CDS encoding amino acid ABC transporter ATP-binding protein yields MSGVSVTKGPEDAVAASDDLVVLSNVNKHFGALHVLQDIDLTIARGEVVVVIGPSGSGKSTLCRTINRLETIDSGSITIDGKPLPQEGRELARLRADVGMVFQSFNLFAHKTVLENVTLGQVKVRKKDKKDAEEQARALLDRVGVGTQADKYPAQLSGGQQQRVAIARALAMGPKVMLFDEPTSALDPEMINEVLEVMQQLARDGMTMVVVTHEMGFARSAANRVVFMADGRIVEEAAPESFFSNPRSDRAKDFLSKILHH; encoded by the coding sequence ATGAGCGGAGTGTCAGTGACCAAGGGGCCCGAGGACGCCGTTGCGGCGTCGGACGACCTGGTCGTACTGAGCAACGTCAACAAGCACTTCGGCGCGTTGCATGTGCTCCAGGACATCGACCTGACCATCGCCCGGGGCGAGGTCGTGGTTGTCATCGGGCCCTCCGGGTCCGGTAAGTCCACACTGTGCCGCACCATCAACCGCCTGGAGACGATCGATTCGGGCTCGATCACCATCGACGGCAAGCCGCTGCCGCAGGAGGGCAGGGAACTCGCCCGCCTGCGCGCCGACGTCGGCATGGTCTTCCAGTCGTTCAACCTCTTCGCGCACAAGACCGTCCTGGAGAACGTCACCCTGGGACAGGTCAAGGTCCGCAAGAAGGACAAGAAGGACGCGGAGGAGCAGGCCCGCGCGCTCCTGGACCGGGTGGGCGTGGGAACGCAGGCCGACAAGTACCCGGCGCAGCTCTCGGGCGGACAGCAGCAACGTGTCGCCATCGCACGGGCGTTGGCGATGGGCCCCAAGGTCATGCTGTTCGACGAACCGACCTCCGCGCTCGACCCCGAGATGATCAACGAGGTCCTCGAGGTCATGCAGCAGCTGGCCCGCGACGGAATGACGATGGTCGTCGTCACCCACGAGATGGGCTTCGCGCGCTCGGCGGCGAACCGGGTCGTCTTCATGGCGGACGGCCGGATCGTCGAAGAGGCGGCGCCCGAGTCGTTCTTCAGCAATCCCCGCAGTGACCGTGCCAAGGACTTCCTGTCGAAGATCCTGCACCACTGA
- a CDS encoding glutamate ABC transporter substrate-binding protein produces the protein MKLHKAGAAAAAALVLALTATACGGDSSDDSGSGSGGGGKIAIGIKFDQPGLGLKTPDGTFTGFDVDVATYIAKELGYDAKDIEWKQAPSAERENLIANGDVKFVAASYSINDERKQKVDFAGPYFLAHQDLLVRADDNSITKAADLNSKKLCSVTGSTSAQNVKEKLAPKAQLLEQGGYSECLTGLENKTVDALTTDDSILAGYAAQKEHAGKFKLAGLKLSDENYGIGLKKGDTKLLGQINDALKKMESDGSWQKAVTANFGPAGYKNEPAPAIG, from the coding sequence ATGAAGCTTCACAAGGCAGGCGCCGCGGCCGCCGCAGCTCTCGTTCTCGCCCTGACCGCCACCGCGTGCGGCGGCGACAGCAGTGACGACAGCGGCAGCGGCAGCGGTGGTGGCGGCAAGATCGCCATCGGCATCAAGTTCGACCAGCCGGGCCTCGGCCTGAAGACGCCGGACGGCACCTTCACCGGCTTCGACGTCGACGTCGCGACGTACATCGCCAAGGAACTGGGCTACGACGCCAAGGACATCGAGTGGAAGCAGGCGCCCAGCGCCGAGCGCGAGAACCTGATCGCCAACGGTGACGTCAAGTTCGTCGCCGCGAGCTACTCGATCAACGACGAGCGCAAGCAGAAGGTCGACTTCGCGGGCCCGTACTTCCTCGCCCACCAGGACCTCCTGGTCCGCGCGGACGACAACTCCATCACCAAGGCCGCGGACCTGAACTCCAAGAAGCTGTGCTCGGTCACGGGCTCCACCTCGGCGCAGAACGTCAAGGAGAAGCTCGCCCCCAAGGCGCAGCTCCTGGAGCAGGGCGGCTACTCCGAGTGCCTGACGGGCCTGGAGAACAAGACGGTCGACGCCCTGACGACCGACGACTCCATCCTCGCCGGTTACGCCGCGCAGAAGGAGCACGCCGGCAAGTTCAAGCTCGCGGGCCTCAAGCTCAGCGACGAGAACTACGGCATCGGCCTGAAGAAGGGCGACACGAAGCTGCTCGGCCAGATCAACGACGCCCTCAAGAAGATGGAGTCGGACGGTTCCTGGCAGAAGGCCGTGACGGCCAACTTCGGTCCGGCCGGCTACAAGAACGAGCCCGCCCCCGCGATCGGCTGA
- a CDS encoding amino acid ABC transporter permease, translated as MFDFLDSGRYDVLGAFWVTVQLALYSAIGSLIWGTVLAGMRVSPVPLMRAFGTAYVNLVRNTPLTVIIVGCSLGLYQTLAITLGGEGFDGIGFRLAVLGLVAYTGTFVCEALRSGINTVPVGQAEAARALGLSFFQVLTLIVLPQAFRSVVAPLANVLIALTKNTTVAAAIGVAEAAALMKTMIENEADALFAVFSVIAFGFIVLTLPMGLVLGWLSKRVAVKR; from the coding sequence GTGTTCGACTTTCTTGATTCCGGGCGGTACGACGTGCTCGGCGCCTTCTGGGTGACCGTGCAGCTCGCCCTCTATTCCGCGATCGGTTCCCTGATATGGGGAACGGTGCTAGCCGGAATGCGCGTCAGCCCAGTGCCGTTGATGCGTGCCTTCGGCACCGCTTACGTCAACCTGGTCCGTAACACCCCGCTGACGGTGATCATCGTCGGCTGTTCGCTGGGGCTCTACCAGACGCTCGCGATCACGCTCGGCGGCGAGGGCTTCGACGGCATCGGATTCCGGCTGGCCGTCCTCGGCCTCGTCGCCTACACCGGCACCTTCGTGTGCGAGGCCCTGCGCTCCGGCATCAACACCGTGCCGGTCGGGCAGGCGGAGGCCGCCCGGGCGCTCGGCCTGAGCTTCTTCCAGGTCCTGACCCTCATCGTGCTCCCCCAGGCGTTCCGTTCCGTCGTCGCGCCGCTCGCGAACGTGCTGATCGCGCTGACCAAGAACACCACGGTGGCGGCCGCGATCGGCGTCGCGGAGGCCGCCGCGCTGATGAAGACGATGATCGAGAACGAGGCCGACGCGCTCTTCGCCGTGTTCTCGGTGATCGCCTTCGGATTCATCGTCCTGACCCTTCCCATGGGCCTGGTCCTCGGCTGGCTCAGCAAGCGAGTGGCGGTGAAACGATGA
- a CDS encoding amino acid ABC transporter permease yields MSATNVLYDVPGPGAKRRNIIYTIVFLVLFGLAAWWVLSTMADKNQLASEKWSPFVTDSRVWTTYILPGLGVTLQAAALSVVIALPLGAVLGIGRLSDHRWIRVPVGVVVEFFRAIPVLIMMVFAAQLYVQFTDIPSDSRPLYAVVTGLVLYNSSVIAEIVRAGILSLPYGQTDASKAIGMRKGQTMTYVLLPQAVTAMLPALVSQLVVIVKDTALGGALLGLQELLSQNRTITANYGANTIAAFTVIALIYIVLNFLLTSFAGWLEKRLRRAKRSTGAVLGAGDADMANGPGQAQSAAGNI; encoded by the coding sequence ATGAGTGCCACCAACGTCCTCTACGACGTACCGGGACCCGGCGCCAAGCGGCGCAACATCATCTACACGATCGTGTTCCTCGTCCTCTTCGGACTGGCGGCCTGGTGGGTCCTCTCCACCATGGCCGACAAGAACCAACTGGCGTCCGAGAAGTGGAGCCCGTTCGTCACGGACTCCCGGGTCTGGACGACCTACATCCTGCCCGGTCTCGGGGTGACCCTCCAGGCGGCGGCCCTCTCGGTGGTCATAGCCCTGCCGCTCGGCGCGGTCCTCGGCATCGGCCGGCTCTCCGACCACCGCTGGATCCGGGTGCCCGTCGGGGTGGTCGTCGAGTTCTTCCGGGCGATCCCCGTCCTGATCATGATGGTCTTCGCCGCTCAGCTGTACGTCCAGTTCACCGACATCCCCTCGGACAGCCGGCCGTTGTACGCGGTCGTGACCGGCCTGGTGCTCTACAACTCCTCCGTCATCGCGGAGATCGTCCGGGCCGGCATCCTCTCGCTCCCGTACGGGCAGACCGACGCCTCGAAGGCGATAGGGATGCGCAAGGGCCAGACCATGACGTACGTGCTGCTGCCGCAGGCGGTCACGGCGATGCTGCCCGCCCTGGTCAGCCAGCTCGTCGTGATCGTCAAGGACACCGCGCTCGGCGGCGCGCTGCTCGGCCTCCAGGAACTGCTCTCGCAGAACCGCACCATCACGGCGAACTACGGCGCCAACACCATCGCCGCGTTCACCGTCATCGCCCTGATCTACATCGTCCTCAACTTCCTGCTCACGTCGTTCGCGGGCTGGCTGGAGAAGCGGCTGCGCAGGGCGAAGCGGAGCACCGGGGCCGTTCTCGGCGCCGGCGACGCGGACATGGCCAACGGTCCCGGCCAGGCGCAGTCGGCGGCCGGCAACATCTGA